One Gemmatimonadaceae bacterium DNA segment encodes these proteins:
- a CDS encoding UDP-N-acetylmuramate--L-alanine ligase gives MTSLLDPSDPRPVHFMGIAGAGMSALAELFVRRGVRVSGCDSQAAGATDLAALGVAIETGHDPRHVAGARAVVVTSAVPRSHPELDAARAANVPVIRRAEALGEVVNAGRVVAIAGTHGKTTTTVMTTEALAAAGLAPTGIVGGRVGAWGGNLRLGGDSVFVVEADEYDRSFLALRPTVAVITNVEADHLDIYRDLDDIRSAFVQFAGPAHTVVLCDDDPGAASLAVTGGAQVLRYGLGEANTRVRGVPSTLVDGRTAVAVYFDGECLGDVVLRVPGLHNVRNALAAIASGLASGATLEAMRAGLEAFSGVERRFQRLGRAAGVDVVDDYAHHPTEVAATLDAARAAFPGRRVVVAFQPHLYSRTRDFASQFGDALAIADACYLADIYPARERAIPGVTSDLIASRLMERGRGPVWRGARADLAAALVGEVREGDVVLTMGAGDITRTGPELLARLAAPRGG, from the coding sequence GTGACGAGCCTTCTCGATCCCTCAGATCCACGCCCTGTGCACTTCATGGGGATCGCTGGCGCCGGCATGAGCGCGCTCGCCGAGTTGTTCGTTCGGCGCGGCGTGCGCGTGAGCGGGTGTGACAGTCAGGCGGCGGGCGCGACGGACCTTGCGGCGCTCGGCGTTGCGATCGAGACCGGACACGATCCGCGGCATGTGGCGGGCGCGCGCGCGGTGGTGGTGACCTCCGCCGTGCCTCGATCGCATCCCGAGCTGGACGCGGCGCGCGCGGCCAACGTCCCCGTCATCCGGCGCGCCGAGGCCCTGGGCGAGGTCGTGAACGCAGGTCGGGTGGTGGCCATCGCCGGCACGCACGGCAAGACGACCACCACCGTCATGACCACCGAAGCGCTCGCCGCCGCGGGCCTTGCACCCACGGGCATCGTGGGAGGTCGTGTGGGCGCGTGGGGCGGCAACCTGCGCCTCGGTGGTGACTCGGTGTTCGTCGTCGAAGCCGATGAGTACGATCGCTCCTTTCTCGCCTTGCGCCCCACCGTGGCGGTGATCACGAACGTCGAAGCCGATCACCTCGACATCTATCGCGATCTCGATGATATCCGGAGCGCCTTTGTGCAGTTTGCCGGACCGGCGCATACGGTCGTGCTCTGCGACGACGATCCGGGCGCCGCGAGCCTCGCCGTCACCGGTGGGGCGCAGGTACTGCGCTACGGACTGGGCGAGGCCAACACGCGGGTGCGCGGCGTGCCCTCGACGCTGGTCGACGGCCGTACCGCGGTGGCGGTGTACTTCGACGGCGAGTGTCTGGGCGACGTCGTGTTGCGTGTACCCGGGCTGCACAACGTGCGCAACGCACTTGCGGCGATCGCGTCCGGCCTCGCGTCAGGCGCGACGCTCGAGGCGATGCGCGCCGGGCTCGAGGCCTTCAGCGGCGTCGAACGCCGCTTTCAGCGGCTCGGCCGCGCCGCGGGCGTGGACGTGGTGGATGACTACGCACACCATCCGACCGAAGTCGCCGCAACCCTCGACGCCGCGCGTGCCGCGTTCCCGGGCCGACGCGTCGTCGTCGCGTTCCAGCCGCACCTGTATTCGCGCACGCGGGATTTTGCGTCGCAGTTCGGCGACGCGCTCGCGATCGCCGATGCCTGCTACCTGGCCGACATCTACCCCGCGCGTGAGCGGGCGATCCCCGGCGTGACGTCCGATCTGATTGCCTCACGCCTGATGGAGAGGGGCCGTGGGCCCGTCTGGCGCGGCGCGCGAGCGGACCTGGCGGCGGCACTGGTCGGCGAGGTCCGCGAGGGCGACGTCGTGTTGACGATGGGAGCCGGTGACATCACGCGGACCGGACCCGAACTGCTGGCGCGGCTCGCCGCGCCACGCGGCGGATGA